Proteins co-encoded in one Methanosarcinales archaeon Met12 genomic window:
- a CDS encoding type II toxin-antitoxin system death-on-curing family toxin encodes MTGIKRDVISKHAIIKINKSIGESGVFRDEGILDYVLYNVMRSRGVNRKSAILMVGIAKNHPFVDGNKRTAYESTKVFLSLHGKKLKVKNERTKLDALFRIANGTYNINDVTIWIANHTK; translated from the coding sequence ATGACTGGTATAAAAAGAGACGTAATTTCAAAACATGCCATAATAAAGATAAACAAAAGCATCGGTGAAAGTGGAGTATTTAGAGATGAAGGAATACTGGATTATGTACTGTATAACGTGATGAGGTCAAGAGGAGTGAACAGAAAATCCGCTATCCTGATGGTCGGCATAGCTAAAAACCACCCATTTGTGGATGGCAATAAAAGGACAGCCTACGAATCAACTAAAGTTTTTCTTTCACTACATGGCAAAAAACTAAAGGTGAAAAACGAACGAACCAAACTTGACGCTCTCTTTAGAATTGCAAACGGAACATATAATATAAATGACGTAACTATATGGATAGCAAACCACACAAAATAA
- the aroA gene encoding 3-phosphoshikimate 1-carboxyvinyltransferase produces the protein MDVSIQPSTVKGTTYAPPSKSYTHRAVAIASLGKESEVSYPLLSKDTLATVHACEAFGATIRIIEGKEDVLRISGVDGQPTTPENVIDAANSGTTLRFMIAIAGLIDGAAVLTGDASLRKRPNIPLLKAMNELGAVAFSTKGDGTAPIVVRGRLKGGKTTVDGSISSQFISGLLLACPFVEKDTTIRVDGELKSRPYVEITIDMLKNAGVKLFTDSTQFTIPCMQSIDVGPYMIPGDFSSASYLLAAGAITNSKVVVKNLFPSKQGDVAIITILQQMGANVEWNQKKGVVTVDGADLKGIRIDAGAHPDLVPTIAILGACAKGVTQITNAAHLRYKETDRLTAMSTELAKMGAKVKQLSDGLIIEESHLHGARLCGYNDHRIVMALTIAGLVAEGETTIDSAESVGVSYPDFFDDLFSMDANIRVE, from the coding sequence ATGGATGTTAGTATTCAGCCGTCAACGGTAAAAGGTACTACATATGCTCCTCCGTCAAAGAGCTATACACACAGAGCAGTGGCAATCGCCAGCCTTGGCAAGGAGTCCGAGGTATCGTATCCTCTCCTTTCAAAAGACACGTTGGCCACTGTTCATGCATGCGAGGCATTTGGAGCAACTATACGCATCATCGAAGGAAAAGAAGATGTTTTAAGAATCAGCGGCGTGGATGGACAGCCCACAACGCCAGAAAATGTAATAGACGCCGCCAATTCAGGGACAACGCTTAGATTTATGATTGCCATTGCTGGTTTGATAGACGGCGCAGCAGTTTTAACGGGTGACGCATCCTTGCGCAAGCGTCCAAATATCCCCTTGTTGAAGGCGATGAATGAACTGGGAGCGGTCGCGTTTTCCACCAAAGGAGATGGGACTGCGCCGATAGTTGTGAGGGGCAGACTTAAAGGGGGCAAAACGACGGTTGACGGGTCTATCAGCTCACAATTTATTTCAGGTTTGTTGCTTGCATGCCCATTTGTTGAAAAGGATACTACAATACGTGTAGACGGTGAGCTGAAATCCAGGCCATATGTAGAAATAACTATAGATATGCTAAAAAACGCTGGCGTGAAATTATTTACAGATTCCACCCAATTTACAATTCCATGCATGCAGTCCATTGATGTTGGGCCATATATGATTCCTGGCGACTTCTCATCTGCCTCGTATCTGCTCGCTGCAGGGGCGATTACCAATTCAAAGGTGGTAGTTAAGAATCTATTTCCATCTAAACAGGGAGATGTTGCCATCATAACCATCCTCCAGCAAATGGGTGCGAACGTGGAGTGGAACCAGAAGAAAGGTGTGGTGACCGTTGATGGGGCTGATTTGAAGGGCATTAGGATTGATGCGGGGGCCCACCCTGACCTGGTTCCGACCATTGCCATATTGGGGGCTTGTGCCAAAGGCGTTACGCAAATCACCAACGCTGCCCATCTGCGCTACAAGGAAACGGACAGGTTGACGGCGATGTCTACCGAATTGGCGAAGATGGGGGCAAAGGTGAAGCAACTGTCAGATGGTCTGATAATCGAAGAATCGCACCTGCACGGCGCAAGGTTATGCGGATATAACGACCATAGGATTGTGATGGCACTCACGATAGCTGGACTGGTAGCGGAAGGAGAGACGACCATCGATAGCGCAGAATCCGTGGGGGTATCGTATCCGGACTTTTTCGATGACCTTTTTAGTATGGACGCAAATATAAGAGTGGAATGA
- a CDS encoding protein-L-isoaspartate O-methyltransferase, translated as MEYKTKRDELIEGLKSYGIGEHVLKAMRAVPRHLFIPEEFRKYAYVDRPLPIGENQTISAPHMVAMMCDLLDIKKGMQILEIGAGYGYHAAIMAELVEDGHIYTVERLESLANAARENIELAGYSNVTVIIGDGTLGLPEHAPYDRISVACAAPDIPPPLLEQLKYGGKMVIPIGRYSQELYLVEKKDDVIKKRSGGVMFVPLMGRYGFRE; from the coding sequence ATGGAATACAAGACCAAAAGGGACGAACTCATCGAGGGATTAAAATCATATGGCATTGGCGAGCATGTGCTAAAAGCGATGAGAGCGGTCCCGCGCCACCTGTTTATCCCTGAAGAATTTAGAAAGTACGCCTACGTCGATCGTCCCCTCCCAATCGGAGAGAATCAAACCATCTCGGCACCACATATGGTCGCGATGATGTGTGACCTGCTGGACATCAAAAAAGGCATGCAAATTCTGGAGATTGGTGCTGGGTACGGATACCATGCAGCAATCATGGCTGAGTTGGTTGAAGATGGTCATATTTACACGGTCGAACGCCTGGAATCCTTGGCAAATGCGGCGCGAGAGAACATCGAACTTGCAGGTTATTCAAATGTAACGGTCATCATCGGAGACGGCACGCTGGGATTGCCCGAACATGCGCCATATGATAGAATCAGCGTAGCATGCGCCGCACCAGACATCCCACCGCCCCTGCTCGAACAGCTCAAATACGGTGGAAAGATGGTGATACCCATCGGGCGTTATTCTCAGGAACTATATCTCGTCGAGAAGAAGGATGACGTCATAAAAAAGAGGAGTGGCGGTGTGATGTTCGTTCCACTGATGGGGAGATATGGATTTCGTGAGTGA
- the fen gene encoding flap endonuclease-1, which translates to MGVDFGDMVERQEISLKDLFGKAIAIDAYNAIYQFLSIIRQPDGTPLMNSRGEITSHLSGLLYRNTNLIEGGLKPIFVFDGEPSKLKTRTIQERNEVRIAAERLWAEAKKAGSAEAIKFAQASSKIDTQIVDGAKTLLRHMGIPCIQAPSEGEAQAAFMAINGDAYAVGSQDYDAILVGAPILIRNLAITGRRKLPGKNVYIDVNPENVELDSILSTLEITREQLVDIAILIGTDYDPGVKGVGPKTALKLIKKHGAIEGALAELGADIENFDAIRDVFLHPDVASDYEVKWREPDENEVESFLCGRHDFSEDRVRKALERLVDASDRRQRTLDQWF; encoded by the coding sequence AGTAGATTTTGGAGATATGGTTGAAAGGCAGGAAATCAGCCTGAAGGACCTATTCGGGAAGGCTATAGCTATCGACGCATATAATGCCATCTATCAATTTCTCAGCATCATTCGTCAGCCCGATGGCACGCCATTGATGAACTCCAGGGGAGAGATAACATCGCACCTCTCTGGACTGCTATATCGGAATACCAACTTGATAGAGGGCGGACTCAAGCCCATCTTCGTATTTGATGGAGAGCCATCGAAACTCAAGACCAGGACCATTCAAGAGCGCAACGAGGTTCGAATCGCGGCTGAGAGATTATGGGCGGAGGCAAAAAAAGCTGGAAGTGCAGAAGCCATCAAATTCGCTCAGGCATCCTCCAAGATCGATACGCAGATAGTCGATGGTGCAAAAACGCTTTTGAGGCACATGGGAATTCCATGTATCCAGGCACCGTCCGAAGGAGAAGCTCAAGCGGCATTCATGGCGATAAACGGCGACGCATATGCAGTAGGCTCACAAGATTACGATGCCATTCTCGTTGGTGCTCCCATATTGATCAGGAACCTGGCCATCACAGGCAGGCGCAAATTGCCTGGAAAGAACGTCTATATTGACGTGAACCCAGAGAACGTCGAATTGGACTCAATTCTAAGCACCCTGGAAATTACGCGCGAACAGTTGGTCGACATTGCAATTCTGATTGGCACGGATTATGACCCCGGCGTCAAGGGAGTTGGACCAAAAACGGCATTGAAACTGATCAAAAAGCATGGCGCAATCGAGGGCGCGCTGGCCGAGTTGGGTGCAGACATCGAGAATTTCGATGCGATTAGGGACGTTTTCTTACATCCCGATGTCGCCTCGGATTACGAGGTAAAATGGCGCGAACCCGACGAGAATGAGGTCGAGAGTTTTCTTTGCGGTCGGCACGATTTTTCAGAAGACAGAGTTCGTAAAGCGCTGGAGCGGTTGGTCGATGCCTCTGACAGGAGACAGAGGACGCTGGACCAGTGGTTTTGA
- a CDS encoding metal-dependent transcriptional regulator, with product MSEERLEEYLETILYLTERFGIAKTSEIAKELSVSPPSVTEMLQKLAEGGYVEYQLYYGVSLTKKGLDIARKVKRRHRLMERFLVNFLGMEKDNAHGEACKLEHALSDDMEHRFCSLMGHPKKCPDGNPIAHASCCFKEDASP from the coding sequence ATGAGTGAAGAACGATTAGAGGAATACCTTGAAACTATTCTGTACTTGACCGAAAGATTTGGGATAGCAAAGACATCTGAGATAGCCAAAGAGCTCAGCGTTTCACCTCCAAGCGTTACTGAGATGTTGCAGAAGCTGGCTGAGGGAGGATATGTGGAATATCAGTTGTACTATGGGGTATCCCTGACCAAAAAAGGGCTGGATATTGCTCGGAAAGTCAAACGAAGGCACAGACTAATGGAACGATTTCTGGTTAATTTTCTGGGGATGGAGAAAGATAACGCACACGGTGAAGCTTGCAAGCTGGAGCATGCGCTATCTGATGACATGGAGCATCGATTTTGCTCGCTGATGGGGCATCCTAAAAAATGCCCTGATGGAAATCCAATTGCACATGCGTCATGCTGCTTTAAAGAGGATGCCTCTCCATGA
- the aroC gene encoding chorismate synthase produces MSGNSFGRAFRLTTWGESHGRAVGAVVDGCPAGLPLSEEDIQKELDRRRPGQSEITTPREEADVVEILSGVFEGKTTGTPVSMLIWNKDVDSSVYEQLRYMPRPGHADFTYEAKYGFRDYRGGGRASARETVGRVAGGAMAKKLLGTKGVEILGHVVEVGGISVGDVNLGQIRKNVEKNVVRCADVRIAEKMCKCIEEAKSEGDSIGGIVEIIALNVPPGVGEPVFDKLDADLAKALMSIGSVKGVEMGVGFGCATMRGSEMNDPFVLNKGVVMTKSNNAGGILGGISNGMPIVCRIAVKPTSSISKVQKTVDLSKRVNAEIRIKGRHDPCICPRIVPVAEAMVALVLADHMIVGGFIHPIR; encoded by the coding sequence ATGAGCGGAAATTCATTCGGTCGGGCATTTAGACTCACAACATGGGGCGAGAGTCATGGCAGGGCTGTTGGTGCTGTTGTGGATGGTTGCCCAGCCGGACTGCCCTTAAGCGAGGAGGATATTCAAAAGGAGCTGGATAGAAGGCGCCCAGGTCAGAGTGAGATTACCACTCCGCGTGAAGAGGCGGATGTCGTGGAAATACTATCTGGCGTATTCGAGGGCAAGACGACCGGAACGCCCGTTTCGATGCTAATCTGGAATAAAGATGTCGATTCCAGCGTGTACGAACAACTGAGATATATGCCACGACCCGGGCATGCCGATTTCACGTATGAGGCTAAATACGGTTTTAGGGATTATAGGGGCGGAGGGCGCGCCTCTGCACGGGAGACGGTGGGCAGGGTTGCAGGAGGGGCGATGGCAAAAAAACTGCTCGGGACGAAGGGCGTTGAGATACTGGGACACGTCGTTGAAGTGGGGGGCATTTCTGTCGGCGACGTCAATTTGGGCCAAATACGAAAAAACGTGGAAAAGAACGTGGTCAGGTGCGCCGACGTCAGGATAGCGGAAAAGATGTGCAAGTGCATAGAGGAGGCAAAATCAGAAGGAGATAGCATTGGCGGCATCGTTGAAATCATTGCATTAAACGTGCCCCCAGGCGTGGGCGAGCCCGTATTTGATAAATTAGATGCGGATTTGGCGAAAGCGCTGATGTCAATTGGGAGTGTAAAGGGCGTTGAGATGGGCGTTGGATTTGGATGTGCAACGATGCGAGGAAGCGAGATGAACGACCCGTTTGTGCTCAACAAAGGCGTCGTGATGACCAAATCAAACAATGCTGGCGGCATCCTCGGTGGAATATCCAATGGCATGCCCATAGTGTGCAGAATTGCGGTCAAGCCAACTTCCTCTATTTCCAAAGTGCAGAAGACCGTTGATTTGTCGAAGAGGGTTAACGCCGAAATACGAATCAAAGGGCGCCATGACCCATGCATCTGTCCAAGAATCGTTCCTGTGGCAGAGGCGATGGTCGCTCTTGTGCTGGCGGATCACATGATAGTTGGAGGATTTATCCACCCAATCAGGTGA